A window of bacterium genomic DNA:
TCCCTTCACGTTCACAAGTCCGCTCACGGCCATCATGATGATGGCCGCCAGCACGGACTGGGGCAGATGGTACATCAGCGGCGTGAAGAACATCAGGGTGGCGACGACGACCAGGCTGCTGAACACGCTGGAGAGCCCGGTGACCGCGCCGGCCTGGATGTTGACCGCGGAGCGCGAGAACGAGCCCGACACGGGGTAGCTCGAGGCGAACGAGCCGACGATGTTGCCGATGCCTTGCCCGATCAGCTCCTGGTTGGGATCGAGCCGCTGACCCGTCTTGTTCGCCATCGCCTTGGCGATCGAGATCGCTTCCATGAAGCCCAGCAGCGAGATGATGATCGCCATGGGGAACAGGTCGCGCATGACGCCGAAGTCGAACCGCGGCGGCGCGATGCGCGGGAGTCCCCTGGGGATCTCGCCCACCACCGGGCCGCCCCCCATCATGGTCAGCTGCTCCTGCCCGAGCAACTTGTTGCGCACCTTCAAGCGCCAGCGGCCGGGCAACCGCTCCGCGTCCGGGGGCGCCTCGCCGGCCGCATAGAAGACGTGGTCGCCGCCGGGACCGCGTACGGCCGTGAAATCGAAGTCCCGCAGCCGCTCGCGCAAGGCGCGATTGCGGGCGGACAGCTCCTCCTCCCTGATCTCGAGCCTCGCCACCTGGGCGCGCAGCTCGATGGCCGCGAGGGAATGGCCGCCGTGCGTCTTTTGCGCCTCCTTGAGCCTATGGCGCTCCGCGATCCGCGCGTCCATCACCTCGTCGATGCGGACCAGGTTCTCGTCGTACTCACGCGCCAGCCGCTGCAAATCCGCGGACTGCACCGCGTCCAGGGGGATCTGCCGGTTGTTCTCGAGTCCCATGGACCAGGAGATCAGCGTCGTGACGACGACGGCCAGCAGCACGTTGGGAATCTTGGGGTTGACCCGCTTGAGGGACCACATCAGGACGAAGGCGAGCAGGCCGAGTCCGAGCGTGGGTAGATGGGCCTTGTGCAGGGCGATCTCGACGGTGCGGTAGACCGTCTCGTAGTGATGCTCGGCCTTGTCCACCTCGATTCCGAAGAGCTTGGGCAGCTGAGATGTGGCGATGATGATGGCCGCTGCGTTGGTGAAGCCGTTGACCACGGGGTGGGACAGGAAGTTCACCACCATGCCCAGCCGCAGCACACCCAGCAGGAACTGGAAGACGCCCACCAGGAAGGCGAGCAGGATGGCGTATGCGATGAAGCCCTCGCTGCCGGCCGTGGCCAGGGACGACAGGGCCGTCGCGGTCATGAGCGAGACGATGGCCACCGGGCCGGTGGCGAGCTGATGGCTGGAGCCGAACATGGCGGCGAGCATCGGCGGCAGGAAGGCCGCGTACAGGCCGTAGTAGGCCGGCAGGTCCGCCAGCTGGGCGTAGGCCATCGACTGCGGGATGAGCACCAGCGCCACGGTCAAGCCGGCCACGAAGTCGGCCTGCAGCCCCGCCAACGAATAGCGCTCGAACCAGTTCAGGAAGGGAAGCAGGCGCAAGACTCTCGCACGGAGGGACTGCCCGGCCGGTTCCCGCTCGGGACCCGAATTCGAGTTTGCGGTCGCCATCGACGACTCCTACCGGGACGAGCGAGCAGCTAGACTCCGCTCCCGGACAATGGGTTGCGTGCATGAACCCAACGAACGCGACGATGTACGATCCTACCAGCAGCCCGGCCGGCTATGCAATGTGTCATTGGGGGCGCATCGCGAGCGAATCGGTCGTAAA
This region includes:
- a CDS encoding STAS domain-containing protein; this encodes MATANSNSGPEREPAGQSLRARVLRLLPFLNWFERYSLAGLQADFVAGLTVALVLIPQSMAYAQLADLPAYYGLYAAFLPPMLAAMFGSSHQLATGPVAIVSLMTATALSSLATAGSEGFIAYAILLAFLVGVFQFLLGVLRLGMVVNFLSHPVVNGFTNAAAIIIATSQLPKLFGIEVDKAEHHYETVYRTVEIALHKAHLPTLGLGLLAFVLMWSLKRVNPKIPNVLLAVVVTTLISWSMGLENNRQIPLDAVQSADLQRLAREYDENLVRIDEVMDARIAERHRLKEAQKTHGGHSLAAIELRAQVARLEIREEELSARNRALRERLRDFDFTAVRGPGGDHVFYAAGEAPPDAERLPGRWRLKVRNKLLGQEQLTMMGGGPVVGEIPRGLPRIAPPRFDFGVMRDLFPMAIIISLLGFMEAISIAKAMANKTGQRLDPNQELIGQGIGNIVGSFASSYPVSGSFSRSAVNIQAGAVTGLSSVFSSLVVVATLMFFTPLMYHLPQSVLAAIIMMAVSGLVNVKGFVHAWQAQKYDGIISAISFVCTLYFAPHLDRGIMIGVLLSLGLYLLRNMRPATAVLSLGPDGHYHNASRWGLETCDHVSVIRFNESLIFANVNFLETEVLRETSRQPALRHVLLVGNGINELDSSGEVMLSFLVSKLRTSGVDISFSGLNDHVLDVLKRTNLYEKIGADHFYRNVTKAVEHIHSCACPSTDISDCPLLRGRDREDAGATAAVRDGTRSVTRTKSDV